The window TAGATATCATTAATGCGAAAATCTAAACTTATGCCCCGTAAAACAAATTGCTTGTTATGAGgagcaaaaactaaagaccagcacaaaatagagctaaaagtgcaaatgaccctatCCAAACTTGTCCACTTACTTgttatacatatccaaacttcaAATAGTTGAAGATAAAAAAGTACCTTTCATCCAAATATATTTGAATATTTGTATTATAATTATTTTACCATATATTCATCGAAATACATGATTAATATATACTACGTATATCCGGAGTATATTAAATTATAGAACTCAATTTATCTTAGTTTATtgtataaatattatatatttggaatatattatatttatatatatagtatacaacTTGTATATTACTAGTATACATAGTGTACATAAATAGTATATGCATATTATATaccataaaactaaaaaaaaaaaaaaatgaaaacgggAAACTGAATACAGGAAGCATATGCCTCTAGTTGTGGCATACGTTTATGTATTCTAATTGCTACAGCAAATATTAATACACAAAAAGGACTCCCCTAGATGTCTAATCAAAGTGGATATTAGAAAAGCCTATGACTCAGTAGAATGGGGCTTCTTGAAACATCTGTCACTGGAACTTGGCTTTCCAATTAGAATGGTGCAATGGATAATGGAGTGTGTGGTTACAGTCGGTTATTCACTCTTAATCAATGGGGTGTTAACTCCCAGATTTGAAGCAAAGAAAGGACTCAAACAAGGGGACCCAAGGTCCCCTTTATTTGTTTGTCCTAGTAATGGAGTACCTCAATAGATCATTGAAGCAATCAGAACAAAAACCTGACTTCAACTACCACCCTAAATGTGCAAAGTTGAAAATCTCTCATGTATGCTTTGCTGATGACTTACTACTATGTTGTAGAGCTGATACTTCTTCTATTCAGCTTCTGATGGAAGCCTTTGAGCACTTCTCAGCAGTTTCAGGGTTAAAAGCAAACATGGAAAAAAGCAACCTTACATTGCAGGGGTCACAAACCAGTTCAAGGAACAACTGATAGAGGACTTACACTTTTCAGCTGGTACTTTGCCATTCAAATACCTGGGAGTGCCATTATCCTCAAAGAAAGTCACTATCAGTCAGTTCATGCCACTAGTAGATAAAATCATAGCCAGAGTTAGATGTTGGACATCCAAATTTCATACTCAGGAAGACTACAACTAATCAAAGGGGCTCTGTTTGAAATGCAAACTTATTGGAGTCAAGTATTTCTACTCCCAACAAGGTGCATAAGTTGGTAACAAGTATATGCAGGAACTACTTATGGAGTGGAACACATGAAAATGCTAGGAAAAACCCTATAGCTTGGGAAACTCTATGTCAGTCCAAGTCATCTGGAGGTCTGAATATTATATACTTTGAGGATTGGAACAAAGCTGCACTCAGTAAACTATTCTGGGCAATTACCAAAAAGAAAGACAGACTCTGGGTGCTATGGATTCATACACACTATATAAAGAACAGAGATATAAGTGAACTACCAACACCAAAGCAATCTACTTGGTTGGTAAGAAAGATACTGGATGCAAGGGCATAGTTTACAACCTTACAAGACCTGGACAACTATAGCACAGATGGAAAATTTAGTATCAAGAAGGCATATACCTGTATGATGCCACAACTCCCTAATGTCCAATGGAAATGACTAGAGCTACTCAAAGGCCTTATCCCAAGGCATCAATTCATACTCTGGATGGCTGTACAAAATAGACTAGCAACTACTGATAGACTAGCTAGCTGGGGCATGCAAGTAGATACTTTGTGTCAATTGTGTAACGCTGGAGTTGATGAAAATCACAAACATCTGTTCTTTGAATGTACATATTCTACCTTCATCTGGAAAAAACTTCTTCACTGGATGGGCATAAATAGGCAAATTGACTGCTGGGAGAATGAAGTTGCTTGGCTTGCTAGAAGGATGCAGAGTAAAAGTTCAAAATGGCATATGGTTGGTTTTGTGTTTGCTGTTGCAGTTTATCACATATGGGCTGAGAGGAATGCTAGAAAATTTCAACAAGTAAACAGGAGCAATGCGGACAGAACGAAAGAAATAGCTCTACAGCTGCACATTGCAGGACGAAGTCAAGTTAAATGGTTTCAAACACTTCTCAGTTTGAATAGTTACCCTTGTTGATTGATGTTAGTTACTTGCAGGATGGGGTTAATTAGTTTTTTCCTTTTGAAGGTGGAAGCTAAGTAGTTGCCAGGGAAGTAGAAACATAGAGTTTATATCAATAGGTTATTTTTGAGAATCCTGTCTCTATAGTCCAAAAGAGCAGGTTGTGTAAAAATTCCAGTTGCAAATTTTCAGTTTTGATCAAAAAATTCACGAAAAGGACGAGAGAAAAATGAATGAATATCAACTTCATTACTCAACATAAGCTATAAATAGTACTATACTTGGTATGTACAAGATGTTGCTTCCACTCGTATTAGTTCCCTTTCACTTCATATTCATTAATTTAGTATGCAATTGCGAAAATCATAGATCAAATTCATAACGACCGCCATTTTTTTCGACCAAACTATAAGAACTTTGTAGCACTTGATGTATTTCACAAGCCTGAAGTACAAGATTTGGAGAGCTCGGATTTGAAGGGTTTCAAGCAAGGATTTCATCTACAAGTTTGAGATAAGTGATTTAAACATAACTAAGGATTAGATCATGAATTTGCCTTAATATTCAACATCAAAACATGACATTTGATGAGTGAAATTGGATCTTTTGCATAAATCTAACCAACAAATTGACTCGATCTCTTACTTATTCTGTAGTTGTGCTCAAATTTGCTATCTTATCAAAGCTTGTGATCACCGAACAATCGCTAGTGCTTTCATTTTCAACTCTTTGTGACAATGATGACATTTAAATAGAGCTTTATAACACTACTATCGTTTTAGTGCATGGAAAGTCAATTGCTCATGTCTCTTTGGTTCCCTTAGTAATAAACGGATCCTCCTTCCTATACTATTATCTTAAGGTGTTCTTACTTAATAAAATTTCTCAGTAGGAGTAAGTAACTTATGGTATTTCTCTATATCCTTTCGGGGTGGTAATTTAGTACATTGAGTTATAATTCGACCGTGGTGTTGTTTCTTTCACCGGTGGTAACTAGGGGTGTAGAAagaaaaccgacaaaccgcatcaAATCGATAATCcgaatcaaaccgagaaaaaatcCGATTACTGGTTTggtattgagaaaaaaaaaaaacacgataattggtttggtttggttttaactaaaaaaagtcaaactaaACCAAATCAACCCGACATTATATGTATACAATTTTTAAATAtgttttatacataaaaaaaattatttgtaatgtaatttataaatatttcttaaagtttcataatttttgtcttttaacatattatttcaagcttggtccaataagttttatagcccatagATGTTAGTagctcaaataaagtccaaaccaaaatcaaatcaatgctaatgctaacaaaagaaattcaattataACACTAGCAATGACAATAGTGTTccatatctattctttagttttgcatttgTTTAGACAATGAAAATACATAACTCAAGTTCATTTTTTCCTTTTGTCATGTGATTAATACTTATAAGCCGTACCTATTTTAGCATGACTTGTagttttagattatgatcattttcattatgacttattaattagcaatatttattttatgcgatttttttttgttgaatattttattacaatatcatcactcatctcacattttgtgttatctTCTTAAGAAACACATTAATTATATAGTTGtgtcttactaggactaaagaaatatttgaagtaaatactatatgttttgtatgaagagtTTTCCGGAAAAAAAAACCCTGAAAAACTCCGAAAAATCCCGAGAAAACTCGAGGCCGAAAAACCtgacttttattggtttggtttattttatagatttaaaaacccgacataattaatttggtttggtatttgaaaaacctgaaccaacccggtccatgtacacccctaggtAACGACTCAATTCACCTTGCTCGTGTGTCATGGAGGTGtataaatgttacacctcaaaaattttcgcgtcgtttgcgttgtaagtaaaaTAATGTAAGCCCGGAGAGtttatggaacccttataaggttaaggaagacttctaacaagtgctaagcaagagtctaaaggtttcgggataaagcaaatcgaagaaattaagtttgtcggaactttggaaaaacttggcagaattttggatagaaatttttTGTCCTACTTGAGAGAGCCATATcttctagaatatgaggagttatggaatgcataacctatgtaaattcaagtccAGCAAGTCTTCTTTCCATTGCAATTGACAGATCGCAATTCTGAGAAGTACAAGATAAGGTACGGGCTGAAAGAACGggacgtactttgaagtacgaccCGTACTTTTTGGACGTACTTTACCCAAATTTTTCAGAAAGTTGGATTTTGACCATCCCAAGTACGGGCtgaaagtacggcccgtactttgaagtacgaccCGCACTTTTTGGCCGTACTTTGCCCGAAATTTCTAGAAACTTTAAAGTCGGTGGACTTTTTCTTCTAGCCTATAAATAGGTTTTTCCACGACTTGGGTATCAATTATTCATCAAAATAAATCCCTAGTGACCTCCTAATCTCTCTCAAACATCCATAAATATCCCAaagcatatcaagagaagattaaaccttgaAACCCTGAGCTAGTTCCTGGAAGGGGTGtgttcttgcttctagttgaaTTGTGGTGGACAAGCTTTGGAATAAATTGTGTCAAGTGAAGTTCTTCAAGTCAAAAGGTATGATTGTcactttatttcttattttgGGTTGGTACAAAGGCTTAGCAAGTcttaaatgtgaaaataattaaAGAATGAAGGTTATAAGGTGTTGGGTTGTAGTTGATGGCTATGGATGCAATTTGGAAGGAAGATTTGGGATGGATTTGAGTCTAGTTTTCATATAATCTCTTGGCtatgatattattgatattgTTAGTGATGTTTGGGTGTTGTTTGAAGATTGGTGGAAGTAAGTAATAtggaggaaatgctgcccaaatttcgttagctcactTAATAGTTTAGTTTGACCAGCGTTTCAACgacctaaccttagtatgaatcgtcttgaatgtagatttgcaagctcgaAGGATAAACGTTAAGTGGTTAAGTACGCGAcaaggtatgtaatggctatcccttctttttcttggcatgatccATAGACAGTAGGTGCTTATCGAATCTAAAAGAAAGAAAACTATTGTTTAGAGTTGTCATAGAGGTGTAACGTTTCTAGATGTGGTATTGTATCTTTCGAGAGATTCCTATCCGCTCCTTAGTTCATTGTTGGTAGAAGAGTTAGAGAAAGACATGTTGACATCATCATATATTTCAGTCTACACATGATATACAGCatgctatatacatatattttctttagcctggccacttggtcagtgagacattttatttagcctggccacttggttagtgagatatatgatattattgtATTGCATTTCATATTGGACAGATCAGAGAGATACTCAGGGCATTCTTTAGCCTCCAGATTGTATtcatttcagttcagtttcagttatatattgccttacatactcggtacattgtttcgtattgacgtcccttttttcgggggcgctgcattcatgcctacaggtacagATAGACCGATTGATAGACCTCTCTAGTAGGTAGAATCTGATATCAGTTGATTGGTGGGCTCCCTTTTGTTCGGAGTTATTAGGTCTTTTGGAGTCTCTCCTTTTTTACTATAGATTGTATCGGTAGgccagggccctgtcccgaccatggtacagttatactttccttagaggcttgAAAGACGAGTCATGTATATAGTGTGTCTgtgtgatagccttgccggcttgtatatgtctgttTGGGTACTGTTGGCTTGTACGATCAtagcagcctcgttggcttgctcagttgtgtatacatgttttgggtgtgtgtgcccagttcagacgagatagccagtgtttatatatatatatatatatatatatatatatatatatatatatatatatatatatatatatatatatatatatatatccagattgcggccttgccggcttgctggtattgtctgtgtgcaggtaggccctaTCGGCCTAAGTTGAGGGATACTCCTCCAGAGttacagatttagagtggttcgctcgggcctagtatGACATCGAGTGTCGGTCACGCCTCTCCagatttggggtgtgacaataaaataactcaatttaactttaaacttgctattttattattaataagaTGATGTGTAGGGATAAAATTGATTTAACTTGTTTTAGATCATaattttcaaaatcttttttttttccttaaatttcGTGCTTAGTGAATCAtagtcacataaattaggactaATGAAGTACTAATAATCACTGATTTTGAACCAAAGATGTGATAAGAACAAAGGTTGAGAATAAAGTTTTTCCAGTTAGGTAGGTAGCCCTAAGAAGTGGTGCAAGCTTCTGTTCAAGCACATTTCATACCTAACATAAAACTCTTAGATGAATAGAATCATGCTTGTTTTAATAGCACATAAGTACTGAACACAGTAAAATCATAAGATTGAAGATAATGTTAACAGTTGAAGTGGTTTCTTTGTCTCCATACAGTAAAGAGTAAAGACACCTAGTGTGCCTTAAAGTCAGATCATACCTTTTGATCCAATTGTATAATATGCAAGCATTTCCCTCAATCGCCTTACATAATTTGCAAGATATTGATCATAAGGAAGGTTGTTATATTATATAGtacttagggctcgtttggtatgatggataagcaaaaatagtcctgggataaaaaTTAGTGTCGCCTTATCTCGCGTTTGGTTGGAAAAAAAactcgggattagttatcccgggattatagtgtttttttatcccaccttgagagtggaataactaatcccgggataacttatcccgagattagttatcccgggataagttATTTCCAACCAAAAGGGCCTTAATCTTTTCTTGTGTGTGTTTCCAAATCAATAATTCTCATCATCTCCTTTCAGAACTTTCAATTTCTCCTAGCCATCTTTCTAATAATTTAAAACAATTTCATTATTATATGGCTTTCTTATAAAAGATTAGGGAAGATAAAATAAAAGTAATATTGTTAGAGTATAAGTTCTAAACACTCAGTAGTCCATATAGGATTTTTCGTAATTAGTGTCAATATTTAAAGAGGTGAACAAAAGAATAGATCAGTATGATGAGAAGCGATTGATgtcattttttaatatttatgcCTAATGTTTTCTTTCTGCTTATTatgtataattatatatatacatatctaaaGAAAGAAATCGACGAAGCAATGTCCCGTAATATTAAAAAATTTTACAATGGGTGAGGCATAAATATGACATGGTGTGTGAGGGAGTATTTTATTACAATTATAATGTGGGCCCCACCACTTTAtgctcttcctttctttcttccacatttttttcttctctctcctctttcctttttttcctcattttttgttttttcatcaattttaaaacAAATTCTATTATGCgcagatcaatttttttttttttaaagacattCTTCCGTTTTATTATTCagcttttcaattttttcttaaaaaatcaatTAAACTCCGTACAAGGTTAACAATCAAACCGATGACCCAATAAGGACATAAGATCTTACTAAAATTACCTTTAGTAAGTAGGTTTTAGCGATATTTTCTCTGTGAAAGATGTAGGAGGCCAAAACAATTATGTTCGAAGACAATTAGTTTAACCGGTAAACTGAACCAGCAACGTCTTTGAACCTATATCCTTAttgggttatcggtttaaccgttaatAGAACTTAGAAATTGAAATCGAGCTGGTAGtccaataaaaattaaaaaatcattAATCAAATAGATTGCTAAACCAATAACGTTTTGTCTGCTCAGTTTATCGGTTAAACCGATTTTTGCACACCCCTAGATTCAGGGTCTACTTTGATGACACTTAGGACTTTAAATTTCTCGGGAGTAGAATGTAGCAACTTTTAATTGAATATatactaaaataaaaataaaaaaaaaagaattctaaTAAATTTCCTAAGGTGTTTTACTTTTAAAAGTATCTTATCAGTTTTTACACTAAAAACTTTTTTTTGAGTgccaattattttcttttaaaattgtaaggattttaatagattttttaagaaaaaattgaaaagttgAATAATAAAACGGAAGAAATCTTTAAAAAAATTGATCCGTATATAATAAAATTTGTtttaaaattgatgaaacaaaAAGAGGAAAGATGAGAGAGAATAAAAAAACgtgaaacaaagaaagaaagagaggaagAGTATAAAGTGGTGGGGCCATAATTGTACTAAAATACTCCCTCACGTTGTTTGGGGAATATATCCGGGCCTGCAAATGGTGTATAAATATTTTACACTAGTCAATTAAAGACTTTTCATAGCAAGACTGAtgctatataatataaataatagcATAATGCCCTCTGGTTCAAAAAGAATTGCATTTAACCATTTGCACGATCTTTCAGAAAATGTTAATTTTTAGATTTGTtttaggtaatttgactaaactatccctaatAGTTATTAAATTTGATCACTTAGCACTTAATAAAGGCAAATCTAAAAAGATAATGTTAATCCTTTTTGATTTAATAAATGTGCActcttttttaaccaaaaaaaaaaaactaaatagaCTCTCTTTTTGATTCGGAGAGAGTAATCCGTAATAATCCGTGAAATTTTATTCAatagaaaaaaaatattctttaCACCCCTTGCACGGATGTATTTCACTGAAATGCATATTTCTTTCTTATATGTAGATCTTATcttatcttttttttaaaaaaaaaaaaaaaagagtaaagcATTAAAATAAAGGAAGGGAATACGTGACTTAAACGCTATGGAGTCAACATCCAAATTAAGAAAGCCTGCAACAAAATTTTAAGTCAAA is drawn from Lycium barbarum isolate Lr01 chromosome 8, ASM1917538v2, whole genome shotgun sequence and contains these coding sequences:
- the LOC132606120 gene encoding uncharacterized protein LOC132606120; protein product: MAVQNRLATTDRLASWGMQVDTLCQLCNAGVDENHKHLFFECTYSTFIWKKLLHWMGINRQIDCWENEVAWLARRMQSKSSKWHMVGFVFAVAVYHIWAERNARKFQQVNRSNADRTKEIALQLHIAGRSQVKWFQTLLSLNSYPC